Part of the Pseudomonas sp. Leaf58 genome is shown below.
GGGTCCGTGGGGGCGTGCGAGAAAGGCGCGCAGTCTAACCAGTTGCCCATGGCACCAAAAGGGGGCGCAGACACAATATCTGCGCCCTTGCGGCTTACACCTTGATGAAGTGCTCGCGGTAGTGGCGCAACTCGGCGATCGATTCGCGGATATCGTCCAGCGCCAGGTGGGTATTACCCTTCTTGAAACTGTCACGCACGCTCGGCGCCCAGCGCGCGGCCAACTCCTTCAGGGTCGACACATCCAGGTTGCGGTAGTGGAAGTAGTTTTCCAGGCTACGCATGTGACGGTAAAGGAAGCGGCGGTCCTGGCAGATGCTGTTGCCGCAGATCGGCGACTTGCCCTTGGGCACCCACTGTTCGAGGAAGGCAATGGTCTGCGCCTCGGCGTCGGCCATGCTGACCTTGCTCTCGCGCACGCGCTGGGTCAGGCCCGATGCACCATGGGTGCGGGTGTTCCACTCGTCCATGCGCGCCAGCACATCGTCACTGTGGTGAATGGCGATCACCGGCCCTTCGGCCAAGGTGTTCAGCTCGCTGTCGGTGACGATGGTAGCCATCTCGATGATGACGTCGCTGTCCGGGTCCAGGCCGGTCATTTCCAAGTCGATCCAGATCAGGTTCTGTGGGTTTTGCATGCAGGGGCTCCTCGTATAGGCCGTCATATTAGCGTAGTGCTACAAACACGCCCATTCGCGGCGCGAAGGTAAGCGCGATGGCGCACCGCCTGGCGTGTTAAACTGCCTGCCGTTTTCAACCTGCCCCACCACGGAACCTTCATGGCCAAACGCCAGCTCAATCGCCGCCAGAACTGGCGAATCGAAAAAATCCAGGGCGAGCGCGCCGCGCGCGCCGCCAAACGCGAGCAGCACGCGCTGCAGGAGCTGGAGGGTGGCGACCTGGGGCCGGAGCAACTGGGCCTGGTGATTGCCCACTTCGGCGTACAGGTAGAAGTCGAGGCCCAGGACGGCGAAGCCGCGGGCCAGGTGTTCCGCTGCCACTTGCGCGCCAACCTGCCAGCACTGGTGACCGGCGACCGCGTGGTATGGCGCGCCGGCAACCAAGGCATTGGCGTGATCGTTGCGCAAATGCCGCGCAGCACCGAACTGTGCCGGCCGAACAACCATGGTCAGCTGAAGCCGGTGGCGGCCAACGTCGACCTGATCGTGATCGTCTTCGCACCCGCGCCCGAACCGCACCCCAACCTGATCGACCGTTATCTGGTGGCGGCGGAGCACGCTGGCATTCGCCCGCTGCTGCTGCTGAACAAGGCCGATCTGATCAATGCCGAGAACGGCCCAGGCCTGCATGCGCTGTTGGAGGTTTACCGCGAGCTGGGCTACCCGCTGCTGGAAGTGTCGGCACACCAGGGTGACGGCATGCAGCGCCTACAGCAGATGCTCGACGGCCACATCAGCGTGTTCGTGGGCCAGTCGGGGGTAGGCAAGTCGTCGCTGGTCAACAGCCTCCTGCCAGATGCCGGCACCCGTGTCGGCGACCTGTCGGAGTGGTCTGGCCAGGGCACCCACACCACCACCACCGCGCGGCTGTACCACTTCCCCAACGGTGGTGACCTGATCGACTCGCCGGGCATTCGTGAGTTCGGCCTTGGTCACGTCAGCCGTGATGATGTAGAAGATGGTTTCATCGAGTTCCGCGACCTGTTCGGCACCTGCCGCTTCCGCGACTGCAAGCATGACCGCGAACCGGGCTGTGCACTGCTCAAGGCGCTGGATGAGGGGCGCATTAAGCCGCAACGGATGAACAGCTATCGCTCGATCATCGCCAGCCTGCCGGAAGACGCCTACTGACCTAACCGCCTCCACAGGTTCCGCGCCAGCTTCAGCTATAGCGCGATCCCGTAGGGGTTACTGCTCCTTGGCCTCATCCATCTTCAGCGTCCCCTCTTCGAAGATGTTCAGCTTCTGGCGTAGCTCGCGCGGCTGCATAGGCACTTGCTCGGGGCCGGCGCCGGCCCCTGGCGCAGCCGGTGCCGCAGCGCCCGGCGCCGCAGGTGCTGCTGCCGGCGCTTCCGGGGCGCCCTGTTCGCCTTCGATGTCGCGCTGGGCCTTCTTGGTCAGCACAATGATGTCGATACGGCGGTTGACCGGGTTGAATGGGTCCTCGCGATCGAACAGCGACGACGAGGCATAACCCACCACTCGCGCCACCTGGCCATCCGGGTAACCACCCATCACCAACGCACGGCGTGCAGCGTTGGCACGGTTGGCCGACAGCTCCCAGTTGCCGAACTCACCACTGCCGGCGTACGGCTTGGCATCGGTGTGGCCGCTGATGCTGATCTTGTTCGGCACCGCCTTGATGGTGTCGGCCATGGCCAACAGGATGTCCTCAAAGTAAGGCTGCAGGCGCGCGCTGCCAATGTCGAACATCGGCCGGTTTTCGGCATCCATGATCTGAATGCGCAGGCCGTCTTGGGTGATCTCGAACAGGATCTGATCCTTGAACTTCTGCAGTTGCGGGTTCTCTTCCACCTTGTTCTGCAGTTCTTGCAGCAGCAACTCCAGGCGCTCGCGCTCGACCTGTTCGGCCATGGTCTCGACCTGGTCCTTACTCAGTTGAGTGGGGGATTGCTGCGTCGGCTGGGTCTTCACCTCCGGGTTGATGGTCTTGTCTGGCGCCATCTCGGGCGAGCCACCCAAGTCAATGACATAGGGCGTGCCACTTTCGGAGAAGCCGATCGGGTCCTGGAAATAACCTGCAATGGCGATCTTCTGCTCAGGGGTGGCCGTCGACATCAACCACAGCACCAGGAAGAACGCCATCATCGCAGTGGCGAAGTCGGCAAAGGCGATTTTCCAGGCGCCGCCATGGTGGCCGCCGCCAAAGCGCTTGACGCGCTTGATGATTATCGGCTGATTGTTTTCCATGACTCAGCGACCGCGTACTGCTTGTTCCAGCTCGGCGAAACTTGGGCGGTGCCTCGGATACAGCACCTTGCGCCCGAACTCGACCGCCAACGAAGGCGGCATGCCCGAGGCCGAGGCCACCAGCGAAGCCTTGATCGACTCGTAGAGGTTCAGTTCTTCCTTGGCATCGTGCTCCAGGCACTTGGCCAGCGGGCCGAAGAAGCCATAGGCCGCCAGAATACCGAAGAAGGTACCGACCAACGCTGCACCTACGTGCATGCCGATAGCCGCCTGGTCGCCCTCGCCCAGCGAGGCCATGGTTACCACGATACCCAGTACCGCCGCGACGATACCGAAGCCGGGCATGCCGTCGGCGATGCCGGTCACCGCATGGGACGGGTGCTCCAGCTCTTCCTTCATGCTCAGCAGTTCCATGTCGAACAGGCCCTCGAGCTCGTGCGGGGCCATGTTGCCAGTGGACATGATGCGCAGGTAGTCACAGACGAACGCGGTCATGCGCTCATCGGCCAGCACCGTTGGGTACTTGGCGAAGATCGGGCTGGCCGCGGCGTCCTCGATATCGGCCTCGATGGCCATCATGCCTTCACGGCGGCTCTTGTTGAGGATCTCGTACACCAGGCCCAGCACTTCCAGGTAGAAGGCGTGACTGAAGCGCGAGCCGAACATCTTCATCGACTTCTTGATGACGTGCATGGTCATGTGGCCAGGGTTGGCCTGCAGGAATGCACCGAAGGCCGCACCGCCGATGATCAGTACTTCGAACGGCTGGATCAGCGCCGCGATCTTGCCGTGGGAGAGCACGTATCCGCCGAGCACGCTCGCGAATACGACGATGATGCCGATAATTTTAGCCATAGGTTCAAAGCACTTGCTGTCGTGGTCAGGGGAAGAGACGGGAGCTTTAAAACTCTTCTTCTACTTATCGGCAGAACTGCGCCAGACTATAGCCACTCATTGCGAAAAGCCAGTTCGGACTGATGTCAAAATGCCAATCGAAACCAAGGTGCCTGCTCAAGCCCCACGTACGCTAGAGGCCTGGGTAAAGCTGCTGGAGAGTGTCCGCATCCCCGTGCCGAAGCCCAGCTACGACCGGGTCATGGCTGCCATCCACGATAGCCGCCGCTCGCTGCGCGATATCGCCGAACTGATGCAGGACAGCCCGGCGCTGGTGCTTTCGGTGATGCGCGAAGCCAACCACCCCACCAATGCCAGCCTGGCCGAACCGGCCGAGAGCCTGGAGGTTGCCCTTAACCGCCTGGGCCTGGAGCGCAGCGAACAACTGCTCAAGCGCCTGCCGGTGGTGCCCGTCGAAGAGATACCACCAGTGCTGTGCCAGTTCCAGCTAATCAGCCAGCACGCCTCGCAGCAGGCCAGCGGCCTGTTCGCCAGCCGCCTGGCACGGCTTTGGCAGGAAATTCACTGGGGCAGCCTGCTGTTTCTGTCGCCACTATGGCCCCTGGCGCTGGCCTACCCCAAGCTGCTCGATAGCTGGGAGCTGCGGGTTATCCACAAGGGTGAAGACGCCGCCCATGTCGAGGAAGAGCTGTTTGGCGTGCGGATCATGGCGCTGTGCCAGACCATGGCGGAGTACTGGCGCCTGCCACAGTGGGTGACCCAGGGTTACCGCCTGCTGCTGGAGGAGCGCGAACAACTGGCGCAGGTGCTCAACATCGCCCGCGACCAGGACCTGCTCAGCCAGCAGCACCGCCTGGACGCTGAGCCCGGCCTGCGCCGCTGGTTCAACCAGCCGGCCAATACCGTACTGCTGGCCAATAACCTGGCCCTGGCAGCCCAGGTGGGCTGGGACAACCCGCACCTGCTGCGCTGGCAGCTGCTGACCGCACTGTACCTGCAAACCTCGCTGGAAGACGTGCAGCAGCAGGTGCACCAGCAGGCTGCGGCCAGCGCCCGACGCCACGCCCAGCATGCCCTGTTCCACCCGGCCGAAGCGCTGATCTGGCCTTGGCACCAGCGCCGCCCCCACCCGGACATGCTGGCACCGCCACCGCCCAACAGCGACGACCTGGCGCGCTGGCGCACGCTGTGCCAGCACCTGTTGGCCCAGCCCAGCCCGTTCACCAACACCGTGCACCTGGCCACCCAGGCGCTCGAAGCCCTGCTGGCCTGCGGCATGCAGCGCATCCTGCTGCTGAGCCTGGACAAGGCCAGCGACTACCTTCGGGTGCAGCAACTTGCCGGCCTGCCAAAGGAAGCCGGGGCCCTGGCCCTGCAGGTGTCACAGAACAAACTGCTGCAAAAGCTGCTGGCCCAGGCCGGGCAATTGCGCATCACCCCGGAAAACCACAGCCAGTTCTCAGCCCTGCTGCCGGCCCCGCTGCGTGCCTTGTTCCGCAGCGAGCACGTGCTGCTGCGTTCGCTGGCGGTGAACGACCAAGTGCTGATGCTGATAGTGGCCGACCAAGGCTGCCGGCCATTGGCCGATATCAGCGTACAAGCCTTCGGCAAGACCGCCCAATGCACCGAGCGGGCGCTGTCGGTGTTTGCCAACCGCAAAGCCTGAGCCTTGCGCTACAATCGCCCCTCTTTCCACACTGGAGACCGTGGATGACTGACTTTTCCGGCCTGCCGCTGGTGATCGAAGCCGCAGATCTGCTGCCACGCCTGGGTTCACCCCAGCTGATCCTGGTCGACCTGAGCAGCGCCAACCGCTATGTCAGCGGGCATATCCCGGGCGCACGCTTCGTCGAAGGCAAGCGTACCCAGCTCGGCCACCCTCCCGCACCGGGCCTGCTGCCGGCCCAAGGCGAGCTGGAAAAACTGTTCAGCGAACTTGGCCACCGCGACGATGCTGTGTATGTGGTGTATGACGACGAGGGCGGTGGCTGGGCCGGGCGCTTCATCTGGCTGCTCGACGTGATCGGCCACAAGGGTTATCACTACCTCAACGGCGGCATCCAGGCCTGGCCGGCAGACAAACTCTCCACCGAAGTGCCCGCCAACGGCAGCACACCGGTGCAGCTGCACATCGACAGCGCGCCCACCGCCACCCGCGAATACCTGCAAAGCCGCCTTGGCGCCGATGACCTGGTCATTTGGGACGCTCGCGGCCCGCAGGAATTCAGCGGCGAGAAAGTACTGGCAGCCAAGGGCGGCCACATTCCCGGCGCGATCAACTTCGAGTGGACGGCCGGTATGGACCTCAACGACCACCTGCGCATCCGCCGGGACATCGCCGAAGTCCTGCAGAACCTGGGCATCACCCCCGACAAGGAAGTGATCACCCACTGCCAGACCCACCGCCGCTCCGGTTTCACTTACCTGGTGGCCAAGGCCCTCGGCTACCCACGCGTCAAGGCCTACGCCGGCTCGTGGAGCGAATGGGGCAACCACCCGGACACGCCTGTAGAAGTTTAAGGAACCTGCATGAAATCCCGTTTGTTCATCATCAGCCAGTACCTGCTGCCGCACCACCTGCTATCGCGGCTGGCCGGCTGCGTCGCCGAGTGCCGTGTGCGCTGGTTCAAAAACGCTTTCACCGCCTGGTTCGCCAAGCGCTATCAAGTGAACATGAGCGAAGCCCTGGTCGAAGACCTGAGCGCCTATGAGCACTTCAATGCGTTCTTCACCCGTGCCCTGAAGCCGGGCGCTCGTCCGCTGGACGAAACCCCAGGCGCCATCCTGTGCCCTGCCGACGGTGCCGTCAGCCAGCTTGGCCCAATTGAGCACGGCCGCATCT
Proteins encoded:
- the motA gene encoding flagellar motor stator protein MotA; the protein is MAKIIGIIVVFASVLGGYVLSHGKIAALIQPFEVLIIGGAAFGAFLQANPGHMTMHVIKKSMKMFGSRFSHAFYLEVLGLVYEILNKSRREGMMAIEADIEDAAASPIFAKYPTVLADERMTAFVCDYLRIMSTGNMAPHELEGLFDMELLSMKEELEHPSHAVTGIADGMPGFGIVAAVLGIVVTMASLGEGDQAAIGMHVGAALVGTFFGILAAYGFFGPLAKCLEHDAKEELNLYESIKASLVASASGMPPSLAVEFGRKVLYPRHRPSFAELEQAVRGR
- the motB gene encoding flagellar motor protein MotB; translation: MENNQPIIIKRVKRFGGGHHGGAWKIAFADFATAMMAFFLVLWLMSTATPEQKIAIAGYFQDPIGFSESGTPYVIDLGGSPEMAPDKTINPEVKTQPTQQSPTQLSKDQVETMAEQVERERLELLLQELQNKVEENPQLQKFKDQILFEITQDGLRIQIMDAENRPMFDIGSARLQPYFEDILLAMADTIKAVPNKISISGHTDAKPYAGSGEFGNWELSANRANAARRALVMGGYPDGQVARVVGYASSSLFDREDPFNPVNRRIDIIVLTKKAQRDIEGEQGAPEAPAAAPAAPGAAAPAAPGAGAGPEQVPMQPRELRQKLNIFEEGTLKMDEAKEQ
- the rsgA gene encoding small ribosomal subunit biogenesis GTPase RsgA, whose protein sequence is MAKRQLNRRQNWRIEKIQGERAARAAKREQHALQELEGGDLGPEQLGLVIAHFGVQVEVEAQDGEAAGQVFRCHLRANLPALVTGDRVVWRAGNQGIGVIVAQMPRSTELCRPNNHGQLKPVAANVDLIVIVFAPAPEPHPNLIDRYLVAAEHAGIRPLLLLNKADLINAENGPGLHALLEVYRELGYPLLEVSAHQGDGMQRLQQMLDGHISVFVGQSGVGKSSLVNSLLPDAGTRVGDLSEWSGQGTHTTTTARLYHFPNGGDLIDSPGIREFGLGHVSRDDVEDGFIEFRDLFGTCRFRDCKHDREPGCALLKALDEGRIKPQRMNSYRSIIASLPEDAY
- the orn gene encoding oligoribonuclease yields the protein MQNPQNLIWIDLEMTGLDPDSDVIIEMATIVTDSELNTLAEGPVIAIHHSDDVLARMDEWNTRTHGASGLTQRVRESKVSMADAEAQTIAFLEQWVPKGKSPICGNSICQDRRFLYRHMRSLENYFHYRNLDVSTLKELAARWAPSVRDSFKKGNTHLALDDIRESIAELRHYREHFIKV
- a CDS encoding rhodanese-like domain-containing protein, coding for MTDFSGLPLVIEAADLLPRLGSPQLILVDLSSANRYVSGHIPGARFVEGKRTQLGHPPAPGLLPAQGELEKLFSELGHRDDAVYVVYDDEGGGWAGRFIWLLDVIGHKGYHYLNGGIQAWPADKLSTEVPANGSTPVQLHIDSAPTATREYLQSRLGADDLVIWDARGPQEFSGEKVLAAKGGHIPGAINFEWTAGMDLNDHLRIRRDIAEVLQNLGITPDKEVITHCQTHRRSGFTYLVAKALGYPRVKAYAGSWSEWGNHPDTPVEV
- a CDS encoding HDOD domain-containing protein — translated: MPIETKVPAQAPRTLEAWVKLLESVRIPVPKPSYDRVMAAIHDSRRSLRDIAELMQDSPALVLSVMREANHPTNASLAEPAESLEVALNRLGLERSEQLLKRLPVVPVEEIPPVLCQFQLISQHASQQASGLFASRLARLWQEIHWGSLLFLSPLWPLALAYPKLLDSWELRVIHKGEDAAHVEEELFGVRIMALCQTMAEYWRLPQWVTQGYRLLLEEREQLAQVLNIARDQDLLSQQHRLDAEPGLRRWFNQPANTVLLANNLALAAQVGWDNPHLLRWQLLTALYLQTSLEDVQQQVHQQAAASARRHAQHALFHPAEALIWPWHQRRPHPDMLAPPPPNSDDLARWRTLCQHLLAQPSPFTNTVHLATQALEALLACGMQRILLLSLDKASDYLRVQQLAGLPKEAGALALQVSQNKLLQKLLAQAGQLRITPENHSQFSALLPAPLRALFRSEHVLLRSLAVNDQVLMLIVADQGCRPLADISVQAFGKTAQCTERALSVFANRKA